One window of Camelus dromedarius isolate mCamDro1 chromosome 18, mCamDro1.pat, whole genome shotgun sequence genomic DNA carries:
- the SNX21 gene encoding sorting nexin-21 → MASRLLHRLRHALAGDGPGEAPTGPEAEQFPESSELEDDDAEGLSSRLSGTLSFTSAEDEDDEDDEDDDEAGPDPLHPRDQAAGEDAGPSCAHAERSPPPDGQRGSQPLARQLQDFWKKSRNTLVPQRLLFEVTSANVVKDPPSKYVLYTLAVMGPGPPDRQPAQISRRYSDFERLHRNLQRQFRGPMAAISFPRKRLRRNFTAETIARRSRAFEQFLGHLQAVPELRQAPELQDFFVLPELRRAQSLTCTGLYREALALWANAWQLQAQLGIPSGPDWPLLTLAGLAVCHQELEDPGEARACCERALQLLGDKSPHPLLAPFLEAHVRLSWRLGLDKRQTEAQLQALQEAGLTPTPPPSLKELLIKEVLD, encoded by the exons ATGGCCTCGCGGCTTCTGCACCGGCTGCGACACGCTCTGGCCGGCGACGGCCCCGGGGAGGCGCCGACCGGCCCCGAAGCCGAGCAGTTCCCGGAGAGCTCGGAACTGGAGGATGACGACGCCGAGGGCCTGTCGTCCCGCCTCAGCGGCACCCTGAGCTTCACCAGCGCCGAGGACGAGGACGACGAGGACGACGAGGACGACGACGAGGCTGGCCCTGACCCGTTGCACCCCCGGGACCAGGCTGCGGGAGAAGACGCAG GCCCATCCTGTGCTCATGCAGAACGGAGTCCCCCACCTGATGGGCAGCGAGGCAGTCAGCCCCTGGCGCGGCAGTTGCAAGATTTCTGGAAGAAGTCCCGGAACACCCTGGTACCCCAGCGGCTGCTCTTCGAGGTGACCAGCGCCAACGTGGTCAAGGACCCGCCCTCCAAGTACGTG cTCTACACCCTCGCCGTGATGGGCCCGGGGCCGCCGGATCGCCAGCCGGCCCAGATCTCCCGCCGTTACTCGGACTTTGAGCGGCTGCACCGAAACCTGCAGCGGCAGTTCCGGGGCCCCATGGCGGCCATCTCCTTCCCCCGGAAGCGCCTGCGCCGGAACTTTACCGCAGAGACCATTGCCCGCCGCAGCCGGGCCTTCGAGCAGTTTCTGGGCCACCTCCAGGCCGTACCCGAGCTGCGCCAGGCCCCGGAGCTGCAGGACTTCTTCGTGCTGCCCGAGCTGCGGCGGGCACAGAGCCTCACCTGCACCGGCCTCTATCGGGAGGCGCTGGCGCTCTGGGCCAATGCCTGGCAGCTGCAGGCCCAGCTGGGCATCCCCTCAGGCCCAGACTGGCCCCTGCTGACCCTGGCCGGGCTGGCCGTGTGCCACCAAGAGCTGGAGGACCCTGGGGAAGCCCGGGCATGCTGTGAGAGGGCCCTCCAGCTGCTGGGGGACAAGAGTCCTCACCCCCTGCTGGCACCCTTTCTGGAGGCCCATGTGCGGCTCTCCTGGCGCCTGGGCCTGGACAAACGCCAAACAGAGGCCCAGCTCCAGGCCCTGCAGGAGGCAGGTCTGACCCCCACACCACCCCCCAGTCTCAAAGAATTACTCATCAAGGAGGTGCTGGACTAA
- the TNNC2 gene encoding troponin C, skeletal muscle, translating into MTDQQAEARSYLSEEMIAEFKAAFDMFDADGGGDISVKELGTVMRMLGQTPTKEELDAIIEEVDEDGSGTIDFEEFLVMMVRQMKEDAKGKSEEELAECFRIFDRNADGYIDAEELAEIFRASGEHVTDEELESLMKDGDKNNDGRIDFDEFLKMMEGVQ; encoded by the exons ATG ACGGACCAGCAGGCTGAGGCCCGGTCCTACCTCAGCGAGGAGATGATCGCTG AGTTCAAGGCCGCTTTTGACATGTTTGATGCTGATGGTGGTGGGGACATCAGCGTCAAGGAGTTGGGCACTGTGATGAGGATGCTGGGCCAGACACCCACCAAAGAGGAGCTGGACGCCATCATCGAGGAGGTGGACGAGGACG GCAGCGGCACCATCGACTTCGAGGAGTTCTTGGTCATGATGGTGCGCCAGATGAAAGAGGACGCCAAggggaagagtgaggaggagctGGCTGAGTGTTTCCGCATCTTCGACAG GAACGCAGACGGCTACATCGATGCTGAGGAACTGGCTGAGATTTTCCGGGCCTCTGGCGAGCACGTGACGGACGAGGAGCTCGAATCCCTGATGAAAGACGGCGACAAGAACAATGATGGCCGCATTGACTTCGATG AGTTCCTGAAGATGATGGAGGGCGTGCAGTAA